The following coding sequences are from one Rattus rattus isolate New Zealand chromosome 11, Rrattus_CSIRO_v1, whole genome shotgun sequence window:
- the C1qtnf7 gene encoding complement C1q tumor necrosis factor-related protein 7 — protein MPRKEPKMIVLLYVTSLAICASGQPRGNQAKGESYSPRYICSIPGLPGPPGPPGANGSPGPHGRIGLPGRDGRDGRKGEKGEKGTAGLKGKTGPLGLAGEKGDQGETGKKGPIGPEGEKGEVGPAGPPGPKGDRGDQGDPGLPGVCRCGSIVLKSAFSVGITTSYPEERLPIIFNKVLFNEGEHYNPATGKFICAFPGIYYFSYDITLANKHLAIGLVHNGQYRIRTFDANTGNHDVASGSTVIYLQPEDEVWLEIFFNDQNGLFSDPGWADSLFSGFLLYVDTDYLDSISEDDEL, from the exons AGCCCAAGATGATTGTCCTGCTCTACGTGACAAGTCTTGCCATCTGTGCAAGTGGACAACCTCGGGGCAATCAGGCTAAGGGGGAGAGCTACTCTCCAAGGTACATCTGCAGCATCCCTGGCTTACCTGGGCCCCCAGGTCCTCCTGGAGCAAATGGCTCCCCTGGACCCCATGGTCGCATTGGCCTTCCTGGAAGGGATGGTAGAGAtggcagaaaaggagagaagggggaaaagggcACTGCAG GTCTCAAAGGTAAGACTGGACCCCTGGGCCTTGCTGGTGAGAAAGGAGACCAAGGagagactgggaagaaaggaCCCATAGGACCAGAGGGTGAGAAAGGAGAAGTTGGTCCAGCTGGGCCTCCTGGGCCAAAGGGAGACCGAGGAGATCAAGGTGACCCAGGACTTCCTGGAGTGTGCAGATGTGGAAGCATCGTGCTCAAATCTGCCTTTTCAGTTGGCATCACAACCAGCTACCCAGAAGAAAGACTACCCATCATATTTAACAAAGTCCTCTTCAATGAGGGGGAGCACTACAACCCTGCAACGGGGAAGTTCATTTGTGCTTTCCCAGGGATCTATTACTTTTCTTATGATATCACGTTGGCCAATAAGCACCTAGCTATCGGGCTGGTGCACAATGGGCAGTACCGGATAAGGACCTTTGATGCCAACACAGGGAACCACGATGTGGCTTCAGGGTCCACAGTCATCTACCTGCAGCCAGAAGATGAGGTCTGGCTGGAGATTTTCTTCAATGACCAGAATGGCCTCTTCTCAGATCCAGGCTGGGCAGACAGCTTGTTCTCCGGGTTTCTCCTCTATGTTGATACAGATTACCTGGATTCTATATCAGAAGACGATGAGTTGTGA